GTCAATAGCAGATTTCGGGCAGTTAAGCCACTACCTGTAAATTGCAGTGTGTCAACATTGGCAATTACCTGTGCTGATGGGTTTGTGCCTTTACCAACACCACCAAAATCAGTGATGATGTCATTGCCATCGCTTGGGCGAATTACAAACTTATCTTGACCGCCATTACCTGTTAGGGTATCGTTACAAGCTTTGCCGTCGATAATATTGTTGCCAGATGTGCCTATAAGAGTATCTGCACCAGGAGTTCCTGTCAGGTTAAGAGTGCCGACCCCGATATTTGGCCCCCCAAACAACACATAGCTTTGCCCAGCGCTAATGATGCCGTTGGGTGAGGCAAAAGGTGCGCCTATAATCAGGTCGTCAACGCCATCGTTGTTGATGTCGCCTGCATAACTAACTGAAAGACCTATCGCGTCACCCCCAGGAATGGTGAAACCATTAGTGCCATTCAAGTCAGAGAGGTTGAGGCTACCACTATTGCCTACATTCTTCCCCCCAAACACCACATAGGTTTGCTCACCATCAGGTGCGCCTATAATCAGGTCATCAATACCATCAGCGTTAACGTCTCCCGCATTGCTGACTGAAGAGCTTGAGAAGCTATTCTCAGTAATACCGTTAATGGCAAAGCCATTAGTGCCATTCAAGTCAGAGAGGTTGAAAGTGCCACTATTGCCGACATTCATCCCTCCAAACAGCACATAGGTTTGCCCTGCTTGAATGACACCGTTGGCGGGGGCACGAAATGCCCCAATAATCAGATCGTCAATGCCATCACCGTTAATGTCCCCCCCATTGCTGACTGAGAAGCCTGATTCGTTACCCGCAGCAATGCCGTTAATGGCAAAGCCATTAGTGCCGTTTAAGGAAAAGACATTGAAGATGCCGCCACTGCCGACATTTTTCCCTCCAAAAACCACATAGCTTTGCCCAGCATTCTCGTTGCCGTTGGAGTCGGCTTCATATTTCCCAATAATCAGGTCGTCAATGCCATCATTGTTGATGTCTCCCGCATTGCTGACCAAAAAGCTGTCAAAGTCACCAATGGCAGTAATTGTAAAGCCATTATTGCCATTCAAGTCAGAGAGGTTGAAAGTGCCGCCACTGCCCACATTCTTCTTCCCCAATACCACATAGCTTTTTCCATATCCCCCAATAATTAAGTCGTCAACACCATCGTTGTTGATGTCCCCCGCATTGCTGACCGACCAACCTATGGTGTCAATTTGACCAATACCGGTAATTGTGAAGCCATTAGTACCATCCAAATCAGAGAGGTTGAGGGTGCCGCTACTGGCAACATTCGTCCCTCCAAACACCACATAGCTTTCCCCAGCTTGACCAATGCCGTTACGAAAGGCAAAAGGTGCCCCAATAATCAAGTCGTCAACGGCATCGTTGTTGATGTCTCCCGCATTGCTGACTGACCTGCCTGAGAAGTCAAATTCAGCAATCCCGTTCATTAAAAAGCCATTACTGCCATTTAAGTCAGAGAGGTTGAAGATGCCGCTACTGCCGACATTTGTCCCTCCAAATACCACATAGCTTCGCCCAGCACGATCGTTACCGTTGGGGGAGGTGTAAGGTGC
The Nostoc punctiforme PCC 73102 genome window above contains:
- a CDS encoding FG-GAP repeat protein, which produces MANSLFNLSDLNGSNGFVINGFGGESGYRVSNAGDINNDGIDDLIIGAPYTSPNGNDRAGRSYVVFGGTNVGSSGIFNLSDLNGSNGFLMNGIAEFDFSGRSVSNAGDINNDAVDDLIIGAPFAFRNGIGQAGESYVVFGGTNVASSGTLNLSDLDGTNGFTITGIGQIDTIGWSVSNAGDINNDGVDDLIIGGYGKSYVVLGKKNVGSGGTFNLSDLNGNNGFTITAIGDFDSFLVSNAGDINNDGIDDLIIGKYEADSNGNENAGQSYVVFGGKNVGSGGIFNVFSLNGTNGFAINGIAAGNESGFSVSNGGDINGDGIDDLIIGAFRAPANGVIQAGQTYVLFGGMNVGNSGTFNLSDLNGTNGFAINGITENSFSSSSVSNAGDVNADGIDDLIIGAPDGEQTYVVFGGKNVGNSGSLNLSDLNGTNGFTIPGGDAIGLSVSYAGDINNDGVDDLIIGAPFASPNGIISAGQSYVLFGGPNIGVGTLNLTGTPGADTLIGTSGNNIIDGKACNDTLTGNGGQDKFVIRPSDGNDIITDFGGVGKGTNPSAQVIANVDTLQFTGSGLTARNLLLTQNGKNLEVTFENVANTKVTLQNFQLENLDNLKASGARPAIGNILFDRQTSITDSFDVFDANSTQTSLFNKNTVTFLNDLSNNITGFDNSADVVNGQGGNDKIDGKSGNDLLRGGAGNDTLIGGTGNDTLVGGAGADRFLYNTNAPFTSAAVGQDAIADFKHSQGDKIILDKTTFSAITSAAGTGFSNTSDFKITSSAATSTAKIVYDAVSGQLFYNQNGSAAGFGNGGLFATLNGAPTLIGSDFIIQA